The following are encoded in a window of Halorarum salinum genomic DNA:
- a CDS encoding YciE/YciF ferroxidase family protein, whose translation MNVETLHDLFLFEIQGLYAVETRVADELATLERDAGVDALDGLQETDARETLREVLAEHETETRTHAERLEEVLEVLGRTPDSRSTRNSQSAPALEGLVEEKERFNNVVLNDQIRPLFYVGTARQIEQMEITAYERLLEIGDHLDVPDEVIDSLERNLEEDEATLRTLESITDGEDGQVLLEELGDSADHD comes from the coding sequence ATGAACGTCGAAACCCTGCACGACCTGTTCCTCTTCGAGATCCAAGGACTGTACGCCGTCGAAACCCGGGTCGCCGACGAACTGGCGACGCTAGAGCGGGACGCCGGCGTCGACGCCCTCGACGGCCTCCAGGAGACGGACGCCCGCGAGACGCTCAGGGAGGTTCTCGCCGAACACGAGACGGAGACGCGGACGCACGCCGAGCGGCTCGAAGAGGTGCTCGAGGTGCTCGGTCGAACGCCGGACTCCCGGTCGACGCGGAACTCCCAGTCGGCGCCGGCGCTCGAGGGGCTCGTCGAGGAGAAGGAACGGTTCAACAACGTCGTGCTGAACGACCAGATCAGGCCCCTGTTCTACGTCGGGACGGCCCGACAGATCGAGCAGATGGAGATAACGGCCTACGAGCGGCTGCTCGAAATCGGGGACCACCTCGACGTCCCGGACGAGGTGATCGACAGCCTTGAGCGGAACCTCGAGGAGGACGAGGCGACGCTCCGGACGCTCGAGTCCATCACGGACGGCGAGGACGGCCAGGTGCTGCTGGAGGAGCTCGGCGACTCGGCCGACCACGACTGA
- a CDS encoding DUF5789 family protein: protein MDQRESEAASNLRSLGMEDVDELLDPGRMPMTTAELIGEFGDREVRYPRGTDRIEDILRTSGMETYETVDELQLAILNGVGRNAVGRPRYSDRGDENIEDLDRTHRSF, encoded by the coding sequence ATGGACCAGCGCGAGTCGGAGGCCGCGTCGAACCTGCGTTCCCTCGGGATGGAGGACGTCGACGAGCTCCTCGATCCCGGGCGCATGCCGATGACGACCGCGGAGCTCATCGGCGAGTTCGGGGACCGGGAAGTCAGGTACCCGCGGGGGACTGACCGGATCGAGGACATCCTCCGCACATCGGGCATGGAGACGTACGAGACGGTGGACGAGCTCCAGCTCGCCATCCTCAACGGCGTGGGCCGTAACGCGGTCGGCCGCCCGCGGTACAGCGACCGCGGCGACGAGAACATCGAGGACCTCGACCGGACGCACCGGTCCTTCTGA
- a CDS encoding cupin domain-containing protein, which translates to MTESIENPATGERIEFRGATDGALRFDYYLEPGGYAMGKVDHVHPRQEERFTIESGRLGVRIDGDEWTATPGSRFAILAGTPHTVWNDAPTETHAVIEMRPALDARTLFETMYGLARDGKTRRWGLPGPLQLAVVADEFREELAFAGVPVPIQRALASGVSTVGRRVGCQGRYSRYSGLPVESK; encoded by the coding sequence GTGACCGAATCCATCGAGAACCCGGCGACGGGCGAACGCATCGAGTTCAGGGGGGCGACCGACGGGGCGCTTCGGTTCGACTACTACCTGGAGCCGGGCGGGTACGCGATGGGGAAGGTCGACCATGTCCATCCGCGCCAGGAGGAGCGGTTCACGATCGAGTCGGGTCGGCTCGGCGTCAGGATCGACGGCGACGAGTGGACGGCGACGCCGGGGTCGCGGTTCGCGATCCTCGCCGGAACGCCCCACACCGTCTGGAACGACGCGCCGACCGAGACGCACGCGGTCATCGAGATGCGGCCCGCGCTGGACGCCAGAACGCTCTTCGAGACGATGTATGGGCTCGCCCGCGACGGGAAGACGCGACGCTGGGGGCTTCCGGGGCCGCTCCAGCTCGCGGTCGTCGCGGACGAGTTCCGGGAGGAACTGGCGTTCGCCGGCGTCCCCGTTCCGATCCAACGCGCGCTCGCCTCCGGCGTCTCGACCGTCGGTCGACGCGTCGGGTGTCAGGGGCGCTATTCACGCTACAGCGGACTTCCCGTGGAATCGAAGTGA
- a CDS encoding cob(I)yrinic acid a,c-diamide adenosyltransferase gives MKVYTGRGDEGKTDLKDMSRVSKTSPRIEAYGTVDEANALVGTVRPTGYEDVDRMLRTVQNHLHVVQADFANPDPDGDDPVVREEHTERLEDWIDELDEELEPLTHFVLPSGSDAGATLHHARAVCRRAERRAVALANDEEVNGEAIAYLNRLSDALFTFARVVNRRDGEPEDRPTY, from the coding sequence ATGAAGGTGTACACGGGACGGGGCGACGAGGGGAAGACGGACCTCAAGGACATGTCCCGCGTCTCGAAGACGTCGCCCCGGATCGAGGCGTACGGCACCGTCGACGAGGCGAACGCGCTCGTCGGGACCGTCAGGCCGACCGGATACGAGGACGTGGACCGGATGCTTCGAACGGTCCAGAACCACCTCCACGTCGTCCAGGCGGACTTCGCGAACCCGGATCCCGACGGGGACGACCCGGTGGTGAGGGAGGAACACACCGAACGACTGGAGGACTGGATCGACGAACTCGACGAGGAGCTGGAGCCGCTCACCCACTTCGTGCTCCCGTCCGGGAGCGACGCCGGGGCGACCCTCCACCACGCCCGGGCGGTCTGTCGCCGGGCCGAGCGCCGGGCGGTCGCGCTCGCGAACGACGAGGAGGTGAACGGGGAGGCCATCGCCTATCTCAACCGGCTCTCGGACGCGCTGTTCACCTTCGCACGCGTGGTGAACCGGCGCGACGGCGAACCCGAGGACCGGCCGACGTACTGA
- a CDS encoding glutathione S-transferase N-terminal domain-containing protein, whose amino-acid sequence MSITLYALDGCPWCEKVHDALEAAEIDYETEWVAALHSERDGVKRVSGQRAVPVLVDEERGVTMNESANVLEYVDSTLASS is encoded by the coding sequence ATGTCCATCACGCTGTACGCGCTGGACGGCTGTCCGTGGTGTGAGAAGGTCCACGACGCGCTCGAGGCGGCGGAGATCGACTACGAGACGGAGTGGGTGGCGGCGCTCCACTCCGAACGCGACGGGGTCAAGCGCGTGAGCGGACAGCGCGCCGTTCCGGTGCTCGTCGACGAGGAGCGCGGCGTGACGATGAACGAGTCCGCGAACGTCCTCGAGTACGTCGACTCGACGCTGGCGTCGTCATGA
- a CDS encoding terpene synthase family protein, whose product MDPDSESTDASDVRALRERSLPADVERLVERYLETVPERGRYVWGWLDDALPTFRLSSVPPSLTEPADEARLLLLVYVTALNDLADRREDDAAFEAAAAVPRRDREPSAGSDPAVRVAADAWTALLDHLEGAPRADARLDTLVRDVRWACAGLRHGAHAAANPAAVTYEECLHAQAPTMCMDPLATVDLTYSPTFDPTEEPAVREAVALAESVARVGNWLTTWERELAEGDLANGVVVKAVEDGVVTPEAARAARTDPSTRPSFRDRIVDRGVERAVARDWRRRFRRVTGASWSVDTVDLEGYVSAMAGIRRRQDAGRGRK is encoded by the coding sequence ATGGACCCGGATTCCGAATCGACGGACGCGTCCGACGTGAGGGCGCTGCGCGAGCGGTCGCTCCCCGCAGACGTCGAACGTCTCGTCGAGCGCTACCTCGAGACGGTTCCGGAGCGCGGGCGGTACGTCTGGGGGTGGCTCGACGACGCGCTCCCGACGTTCCGTCTGAGTTCGGTCCCCCCGAGCCTGACGGAGCCGGCGGACGAGGCGCGACTCCTCCTGCTGGTGTACGTGACCGCGCTCAACGACCTCGCCGACCGCCGGGAGGACGACGCGGCGTTCGAGGCCGCCGCCGCCGTCCCGCGGCGCGACCGCGAGCCGAGCGCCGGTTCCGACCCGGCGGTCCGGGTCGCGGCCGACGCGTGGACGGCCCTGCTCGACCACCTCGAGGGGGCGCCGCGCGCGGACGCCCGCCTGGACACGCTCGTCCGCGACGTCCGGTGGGCCTGCGCCGGCCTCCGACACGGCGCCCACGCGGCGGCGAACCCGGCCGCGGTGACCTACGAGGAGTGTCTCCACGCGCAGGCGCCGACGATGTGCATGGACCCGCTCGCGACGGTGGATCTCACGTACTCGCCGACGTTCGACCCCACGGAGGAGCCCGCCGTTCGGGAGGCGGTCGCGCTCGCCGAGTCGGTCGCGCGCGTCGGCAACTGGCTCACGACCTGGGAGCGCGAACTCGCGGAGGGCGACCTCGCGAACGGGGTCGTGGTGAAGGCCGTCGAGGACGGGGTCGTGACCCCCGAGGCGGCGAGGGCCGCCCGGACCGACCCGTCGACGCGGCCGTCGTTCCGCGACCGGATCGTCGATCGAGGCGTCGAACGCGCCGTCGCCCGCGACTGGCGGCGTCGATTTCGCCGGGTCACGGGGGCGTCCTGGAGCGTCGACACCGTCGACCTGGAGGGGTACGTGTCCGCGATGGCCGGCATCCGGCGGCGGCAGGACGCCGGGCGGGGGCGCAAGTGA
- a CDS encoding S9 family peptidase, with the protein MDERIDLEEFYDLRLLTDLALSPDGDRLAFLASESDPDADESRTGLYVVPTDGSRDPHRLTRASAASAPTWGPDGDTLGFLAARETDLDRRAGRSGDDHDGSEGADGSDDGEDGGSNWGGGRTDDDPRSQVWTFDLARGGDARQETDFERGVREFDFGPEGDRLVVSARDPTDEEAEYLDRREEDGPIEVTRLQHKYDGAGWLDDVTTYLFVVDRESGETERLDDAYGAGSGEPLMGLQPAWGATDRIAFCRSSADDPDDDGAVDVFTVAPDGADLRRLTDASLRCSVPTWSPDGTRLAFAGGNPENWYEPTEVYAASDEAGADRESLSASLDRTLPLGGGRPAWLDDEHVVSPIADEAWTRLAVLPLDGEPRRAYERQGRHRTVSAFDLAGDTVALGLTTADDTPQAFALDAGELRDGGTGEPIRRLTSLNADWVADAPLPDCDVVGYENSDGERVEAVVYYPTGFDPDEDGPAPAVCSIHGGPMSYDAPGFRFANAYWTGRGYVVVKPNYRGSTSYGREFSESLKGSRGDLESDDVVSAMDHLVAAGVADPDRLFCTGFSYGGITTAHVVTRTDEFAAAAPEHGIYDFYSNFGTDDNHNWHEWEFGMPWENEATYRDVSSITRVDEIDTPLLITAGEEDWRCPPTQAEQLYVSVRKRGVDAKLVIYPNEHHDVGKPKRATHRLEELTEWFRRHDPGVTKGEELGRSGGR; encoded by the coding sequence ATGGACGAACGGATCGATCTCGAGGAGTTCTACGACCTCCGCCTCCTCACCGACCTCGCGCTCTCGCCCGACGGCGACCGGCTCGCGTTCCTCGCGAGCGAGTCGGACCCCGACGCCGACGAGTCCCGGACCGGCCTGTACGTCGTCCCGACCGACGGCTCGCGGGACCCGCACAGGCTCACGCGCGCCTCCGCCGCCTCCGCGCCGACGTGGGGGCCCGACGGCGACACCCTGGGCTTTCTCGCCGCCCGCGAGACGGACCTCGACCGGCGGGCGGGTCGGAGCGGGGACGACCACGACGGGAGCGAGGGCGCAGACGGATCCGACGACGGCGAGGACGGCGGGTCGAACTGGGGCGGCGGCCGGACCGACGACGACCCGAGGTCGCAGGTGTGGACGTTCGACCTGGCTCGGGGCGGCGACGCCCGCCAGGAGACCGACTTCGAGCGCGGCGTCCGCGAGTTCGACTTCGGCCCCGAGGGGGACCGCCTCGTCGTCTCCGCGCGCGACCCGACCGACGAGGAGGCGGAGTACCTTGACCGGCGCGAGGAGGACGGGCCGATCGAGGTCACGCGACTGCAGCACAAGTACGACGGCGCCGGCTGGCTGGACGACGTGACGACGTACCTGTTCGTGGTCGACCGGGAGTCGGGCGAGACCGAGCGGCTCGACGATGCCTACGGCGCCGGCTCCGGCGAACCCCTGATGGGGCTCCAGCCGGCGTGGGGGGCGACCGACCGCATCGCGTTCTGCCGGTCGAGCGCCGACGACCCGGACGACGACGGGGCGGTCGACGTGTTCACCGTCGCCCCGGACGGCGCCGACCTCCGGCGGCTCACCGACGCGTCGCTGCGCTGCTCGGTCCCGACGTGGAGCCCCGACGGCACCCGCCTGGCGTTCGCCGGGGGGAACCCGGAGAACTGGTACGAGCCGACCGAGGTGTACGCCGCGTCGGACGAGGCGGGCGCGGATCGCGAGTCGCTCTCGGCGTCCCTCGACCGGACGCTCCCGCTCGGCGGCGGCCGACCGGCCTGGCTGGACGACGAGCACGTGGTCTCGCCCATCGCCGACGAGGCGTGGACCCGCCTGGCGGTGCTCCCGCTGGACGGCGAGCCCCGGCGGGCCTACGAGCGGCAGGGTCGCCACCGCACCGTCTCGGCGTTCGACCTCGCCGGCGACACGGTCGCGCTGGGGCTCACGACCGCCGACGACACCCCGCAAGCGTTCGCGCTCGACGCGGGCGAACTCCGCGACGGCGGGACGGGGGAACCCATCCGCCGGCTGACGAGCCTCAACGCCGACTGGGTCGCGGACGCCCCGCTTCCCGACTGTGACGTCGTGGGCTACGAGAACTCCGACGGCGAGCGGGTCGAGGCGGTGGTGTACTACCCGACCGGCTTCGACCCCGACGAGGACGGTCCCGCGCCCGCCGTCTGTTCCATCCACGGCGGGCCGATGAGCTACGACGCGCCGGGATTCCGCTTCGCCAACGCCTACTGGACGGGCCGGGGGTACGTCGTCGTCAAACCGAACTACCGCGGATCGACCTCGTACGGCCGCGAGTTCTCGGAGTCGCTGAAGGGGAGCCGGGGCGACCTCGAGTCCGACGACGTCGTCTCGGCGATGGACCACCTCGTCGCCGCCGGCGTCGCGGACCCGGACCGACTGTTCTGTACCGGCTTCAGCTACGGCGGCATCACGACCGCCCACGTGGTCACCCGGACCGACGAGTTCGCCGCCGCCGCGCCCGAACACGGCATCTACGACTTCTACTCGAACTTCGGCACCGACGACAACCACAACTGGCACGAGTGGGAGTTCGGGATGCCATGGGAGAACGAGGCGACGTACCGCGACGTCTCCTCGATCACCCGGGTCGACGAGATCGACACGCCGCTGCTGATCACGGCGGGCGAGGAGGACTGGCGCTGCCCGCCGACGCAGGCCGAACAGCTCTACGTCAGCGTCCGGAAGCGGGGCGTCGACGCGAAACTGGTGATCTACCCGAACGAGCACCACGACGTCGGGAAGCCGAAGCGGGCGACCCACCGGCTGGAGGAGTTGACCGAGTGGTTCCGGAGGCACGACCCGGGCGTGACCAAAGGCGAGGAACTCGGCCGAAGCGGCGGGCGGTAG
- a CDS encoding DUF7501 family protein, giving the protein MSATETWTDPNSCPFCGGRLSSPGAGFVDHIDEAPECASRFEQWRDRIGDDIQGDWSG; this is encoded by the coding sequence ATGTCAGCCACCGAAACGTGGACCGACCCGAACAGCTGCCCGTTCTGTGGCGGCCGGCTGAGTTCGCCCGGCGCAGGGTTCGTCGACCACATCGACGAGGCGCCCGAGTGCGCGTCCCGCTTCGAGCAGTGGCGGGACCGCATCGGGGACGACATCCAGGGAGACTGGAGCGGGTGA
- the nadE gene encoding NAD(+) synthase has translation MTGGGTDAPDAGPAEPRRPFGTDADELASTHGRATAFVRSVVDRSGAEGVVVVLRGGLDSTVAATVAVDALGADDVVGLVLPCSLSSEADARDAEAVADLLGIEAVDVQLRPLFEAFRGTVGAELAPSADTVATMNVVARLRMTCAYYLANATGRLVVGSVTRTDRLLGDPTKYGDGAADLHPLGSLFETEVRALAERLDVPEFVAEKPSRGNLWTGYADERSLDAPVETVDRVLAAAVESNLDVDATAAALGVEADLVERVIARHAGSRHKRRRPLRPGPDGVGWTGS, from the coding sequence GTGACCGGCGGCGGGACGGACGCCCCCGACGCCGGGCCGGCGGAGCCGCGCCGCCCGTTCGGAACCGACGCGGACGAACTCGCGTCGACCCACGGGCGGGCGACGGCGTTCGTCCGGTCGGTCGTCGACCGGAGCGGGGCCGAGGGCGTCGTCGTGGTGCTCCGCGGCGGCCTCGACTCGACCGTGGCGGCGACGGTCGCGGTCGACGCGCTCGGCGCGGACGACGTCGTCGGGCTCGTGTTGCCCTGCTCGCTCAGCAGCGAGGCGGACGCCCGCGACGCCGAGGCGGTTGCGGACCTGCTCGGCATCGAGGCCGTCGACGTCCAGCTCCGGCCGCTGTTCGAGGCGTTCCGGGGGACCGTCGGGGCCGAACTTGCCCCGTCGGCCGACACCGTCGCCACGATGAACGTCGTCGCCCGGCTCAGGATGACCTGCGCCTACTACCTCGCGAACGCCACCGGCCGGCTGGTCGTCGGGTCGGTCACGCGGACTGACCGCCTGCTGGGGGATCCGACGAAGTACGGGGACGGCGCGGCCGACCTCCACCCGCTGGGGAGCCTGTTCGAGACGGAGGTTCGAGCGCTGGCGGAACGCCTCGACGTCCCCGAGTTCGTCGCGGAGAAGCCCTCGCGGGGTAACCTGTGGACCGGGTACGCCGACGAACGGAGCCTCGACGCCCCGGTGGAGACGGTCGACCGGGTGCTCGCCGCCGCGGTCGAGTCGAACCTGGACGTCGACGCGACCGCGGCGGCGCTCGGGGTCGAGGCGGACCTCGTCGAACGGGTGATCGCCCGGCACGCCGGGAGCCGACACAAGCGGCGTCGCCCCCTGCGCCCCGGCCCCGACGGGGTGGGGTGGACGGGGAGCTGA
- a CDS encoding HTH domain-containing protein, with protein sequence MNRIELNGIQREILAALIEEHRATESPVRGEVIAEAVGRTAGSIRNQIQSLTALGLVNGIPGPKGGYKPTHEAYDVLDYQDLEDPQRLIVARDYERVTVTVDEIDLTDVHDPDRCRARVRFERPVEGFSVGDPIVVGPTPVSKLVIVGEIESIDDDGTGVLLDVGEMEAPFPAE encoded by the coding sequence GTGAACCGGATCGAGTTGAACGGGATCCAGCGGGAGATACTCGCGGCCCTGATCGAGGAGCACCGGGCGACGGAATCGCCCGTGAGGGGGGAGGTCATCGCGGAAGCGGTCGGGCGGACGGCGGGGAGCATCCGCAACCAGATCCAGAGCCTCACGGCGCTCGGCCTGGTGAACGGGATCCCCGGCCCGAAGGGCGGCTACAAGCCGACCCATGAGGCGTACGACGTCCTCGACTACCAGGACCTCGAGGACCCCCAGCGGCTCATCGTCGCGCGCGACTACGAGCGCGTCACCGTGACCGTCGACGAGATCGACCTCACCGACGTCCACGACCCGGATCGCTGCCGGGCGCGGGTCCGCTTCGAGCGGCCCGTCGAGGGGTTCTCGGTCGGTGACCCGATCGTGGTCGGACCGACGCCGGTCTCGAAGCTCGTCATCGTGGGGGAGATCGAGTCGATCGACGACGACGGCACCGGCGTCCTCCTCGACGTCGGCGAGATGGAGGCGCCGTTCCCGGCGGAGTAG
- a CDS encoding acyl-CoA thioesterase gives MTFETTVQPRYRDLDPMGHVNNAVYATYLEHARTAFFREAVGRDLADANVALASLSIEFRRSIDRLGEVTVELAVVDLGTTSATLSYDLRLDGETAATAESVQVALDDEGAPTPIPADVREAFERHPE, from the coding sequence GTGACCTTCGAGACGACCGTTCAGCCCCGGTACCGCGACCTCGACCCGATGGGCCACGTCAACAACGCGGTGTACGCCACCTACCTCGAGCACGCGCGGACGGCGTTCTTCCGCGAGGCCGTCGGCAGGGACCTGGCGGACGCGAACGTCGCGCTCGCGTCGCTCTCGATCGAGTTCCGACGCTCGATCGACCGCCTCGGCGAGGTCACCGTGGAACTGGCGGTGGTCGACCTGGGCACGACGAGCGCGACGCTGTCGTACGACCTCCGACTGGACGGCGAGACGGCGGCGACCGCCGAGTCGGTGCAGGTCGCGCTGGACGACGAGGGGGCGCCGACGCCGATCCCGGCCGACGTCCGCGAGGCGTTCGAGCGACATCCGGAGTGA
- a CDS encoding HPP family protein, whose translation MQRTVTEATYAGALLAVAGTLAWITGRPLVFPSLGPSAYLLAADPGSTTDRELLGGHAVGVLAGLASYHSLAAGSGIFGGFAAGGTVAAHLIASAVASVVLTTAGMALTDTRHAPACATTLIVSLGLLPTLADALVIAVGVSGLYAASVVADRFGLSPSER comes from the coding sequence GTGCAGCGAACCGTGACGGAGGCGACGTACGCCGGCGCCCTGCTCGCGGTCGCCGGGACGCTCGCCTGGATCACGGGCCGACCGCTCGTCTTCCCGAGCCTCGGCCCCTCCGCGTACCTCCTGGCGGCCGATCCGGGGTCGACGACCGACCGCGAACTGCTCGGCGGGCACGCGGTCGGCGTCCTCGCCGGACTCGCCTCGTACCACTCGCTCGCGGCCGGCAGCGGGATCTTCGGTGGCTTCGCGGCGGGCGGGACGGTCGCGGCCCACCTGATCGCGAGCGCCGTCGCCTCCGTCGTCCTCACCACGGCCGGGATGGCGCTCACGGACACCAGACACGCGCCCGCCTGCGCGACGACGCTCATCGTCTCGCTCGGTCTGCTCCCCACGCTGGCGGACGCGCTCGTCATCGCGGTCGGGGTGAGCGGGCTGTACGCCGCCTCCGTGGTCGCGGACCGGTTCGGGCTCTCGCCGTCGGAACGGTAG
- a CDS encoding DUF7838 family putative zinc beta-ribbon protein has product MSLELEHDCPRCGGSRTFWRTASMQLHLGEKTKWRCPECDYGFVRIDDGADIDSSRADA; this is encoded by the coding sequence ATGAGCCTCGAGCTGGAACACGACTGCCCGCGCTGTGGGGGGTCGCGGACGTTCTGGCGGACCGCCAGCATGCAACTGCACCTCGGCGAGAAGACGAAGTGGCGCTGCCCGGAGTGCGACTACGGCTTCGTCCGCATCGACGACGGGGCCGACATCGACTCCTCCCGCGCCGACGCGTAA
- a CDS encoding DUF2391 family protein — protein sequence MDGGLDDGSAGPGRAPSDPAAPEGGESTLDPGGGTTDGGEDASEEPTVEDLLDQLETLEETVDEPEEVREVRAAMRTATRLSRPTVFGRVVRGFDRSDLAEALLGSVIFGAPMLVEGGTQEVGTYLAANPAYMVGTAAFTVAVVVGIIYVADFQDVRVDEPILGVVPRRLVGVLGVATLTATVGLTVWGRITWADPAFALGNVLAVLVPMSVGAALGDLLPG from the coding sequence ATGGACGGCGGACTAGACGACGGTAGCGCCGGTCCGGGCCGGGCGCCGTCGGACCCGGCGGCTCCGGAGGGCGGCGAGAGCACGCTCGACCCGGGCGGGGGAACGACCGACGGTGGCGAGGACGCGTCCGAGGAACCCACGGTCGAGGACCTGCTCGACCAGCTAGAGACGCTGGAGGAGACGGTCGACGAACCCGAGGAGGTCCGTGAGGTGCGGGCCGCGATGCGGACCGCGACGCGGCTCTCGCGGCCGACGGTGTTCGGCCGCGTCGTCCGCGGCTTCGACAGGAGCGACCTCGCGGAGGCGCTGCTGGGGAGCGTCATCTTCGGCGCGCCGATGCTCGTCGAGGGCGGGACCCAGGAGGTCGGCACGTACCTCGCGGCGAACCCCGCGTACATGGTCGGGACGGCGGCGTTCACCGTCGCGGTCGTCGTCGGCATCATCTACGTGGCGGACTTCCAGGACGTCCGCGTCGACGAGCCCATCCTCGGCGTGGTACCGCGGCGACTCGTCGGCGTCCTCGGCGTCGCGACGCTGACCGCCACGGTCGGCCTGACCGTCTGGGGGCGCATCACGTGGGCGGACCCGGCGTTCGCGCTGGGGAACGTGCTCGCCGTGCTGGTGCCGATGTCGGTCGGCGCGGCGCTCGGGGACCTGCTGCCGGGATGA
- a CDS encoding HalOD1 output domain-containing protein has protein sequence MQEPRTVRPTATATDRPSLDVVDLIADREGTCPTDLSPPLNSVVDPDALDSLFRSSTREDSPAIGAVSFTYCGYDVHVRSDGEVSVTPT, from the coding sequence ATGCAAGAGCCACGTACGGTACGCCCGACCGCTACCGCGACGGATCGACCGAGTCTGGACGTCGTCGATCTGATCGCCGACCGCGAGGGGACGTGCCCCACCGACCTGTCTCCCCCGCTCAACTCCGTCGTCGACCCCGACGCGCTGGATTCGCTCTTCCGTTCGTCTACCCGGGAGGACTCGCCGGCGATCGGAGCCGTTTCCTTCACCTACTGCGGCTACGACGTCCACGTTCGAAGCGACGGCGAGGTCTCGGTCACCCCGACCTGA
- a CDS encoding helix-turn-helix domain-containing protein, producing the protein MSESYIAEITVTHPDLPLAPTIDAVSDVTVELESQPLSDPQAPTLFYSVKGPDFGAFESALADDRTVREWHVPVSIAECRVYRIRFRPCVKVLTPKTIDLGVRVLSATNAERGWTFRLHSPDKAKLGAYWEYCRGEGVRFEINKLYSTGAMTELPDGRSSTAGLTDRQREVARTATRMGYYETDGASAEEVAAELDISPSTLSTHLRRATAKVFGQLFRED; encoded by the coding sequence GTGAGCGAAAGCTACATCGCCGAGATCACCGTCACCCATCCCGACCTCCCGCTGGCCCCGACCATCGACGCCGTCTCGGACGTGACCGTCGAGTTGGAGTCACAGCCGCTCTCAGATCCGCAGGCGCCCACCCTGTTTTACTCCGTGAAGGGCCCCGACTTCGGGGCCTTCGAATCGGCGCTCGCGGACGACCGCACCGTGCGCGAGTGGCACGTTCCGGTGTCGATCGCCGAGTGTCGGGTCTATCGGATCCGCTTTCGACCCTGCGTCAAAGTTCTCACGCCCAAGACGATCGACCTGGGCGTGCGCGTCCTCTCCGCGACGAACGCCGAACGAGGGTGGACCTTCCGACTACACTCCCCCGACAAGGCGAAACTCGGCGCGTACTGGGAGTACTGCCGCGGGGAGGGGGTACGCTTCGAGATCAACAAACTGTACAGTACGGGCGCGATGACCGAGCTGCCGGACGGACGGAGCAGCACGGCGGGGCTGACGGACCGCCAGCGGGAAGTCGCCCGCACCGCGACGCGAATGGGGTACTACGAGACGGACGGCGCCAGCGCCGAGGAGGTGGCCGCCGAACTCGACATCTCGCCGTCGACGCTCTCGACGCACCTCCGAAGGGCCACGGCGAAGGTGTTCGGGCAACTGTTCCGGGAGGACTGA